The DNA window TTACAAAAACTATCTATACTTAACCACCATTTCTCAAATCTAAAACGTTTCTTACTATAGGAAGGATTGGCTCCCATTTCCACCAACAGTGGATTATGGTCACTAGTTAACCTATCAAGACATTTCACTTTGGTCAAAGGAAAACTGCAGTCCCATTCAGTAGTAATAAAGACCCTATCTATCCTAGCCATAATTCTATTGTCCTGATTGTTTGTCCAAGTAAATTTCCTATTTCCAAAATCTAAATCTATCAGGGCCCACCTGTTTATCCATTCATTAAATAGATCAGCCCATCTAAAATTAATAATACCATTACTCTTCTCATCTGAGGATCTAACCAAATTGAAATCCCCACCAATGATAATAGGGCCTTGCCACTTATCCATGATATCATGTAACTCATTAATAAAATCTAGTTTTCCATTATCATAGGGGGAACCATAAACTACTACTAGTTTCCAACAGAAACTAGTGAGCTTATCCTGTACCATCAGGCTAACCGAAAAGTCCAAAGTTTCCAATAAAGAAGCTGAAATTTTTTCACTATTACATCATGTTAGAATAGGCGCCTATTGGCTGGTCATGGGCCTGGCGCCCAAGCCTATCGGCTGGGCTACCTCTAGGTATTATGGTAGATGATTATTGATTAGGCAAGGATCAtcgttgattgggtgtttctataaatCCTTCgtgatccttgcctatataatgTACTCCCTGTACCCATATCAATCTATCACAATTTCCCGAGACCTATTCGCTCTCATGGTATCAGCCGCCTAGGTTTAGGTCTCCCACTCCTGCCCACCCCTGCGTGCCGGCCTCTGCCCTCTACCGTGCAGCGCCATGTCTCCCACTCCTCCGCCCTCTCCCAAGTCTAGGGATGTTACTGCTGACAAGATCGCGGCACGCCAGGCCAAGGAGAAGGCtaacgacgccgccgccgccgcccaactTCTCGACAAGGAGTGCCAGGCCGCCCTGGCTCGCGCTGCCCAGGCCAAGGAGGAGGCTGCAGTCGCTGTCAAAGATCGCGACGCGGCTACTGCCTGCGCCAGCGAAGCCCTGGCGCGCGCAGCCAAGGAGCAcacggccaccgccgccgccgctgcccccgGTGCACCTAGTGGCGCCTCCTCCAGCACATCTTCGACGTCTCCTCCCGACCTTGCCTTAGCCATGCTCCTCCATGAGGCCATGGCACTGCTGCAACTGCACGCCTAGGCCGTCGCCGTCAACAACATCCAGAACCACGTCACCACCATCCTCGATAAATAAGCAGATCCCTGATAATCATCCTGTGTGCTTATAGTTCCGCTGTATACTTCTCACAAATGGGTCACATGTTTACTTACATTACAAGCAGCAGTAGCACCATGTTCGCAGAACCAGTAGATGTTACATACAAGTAAAGCACTTACAAATTGTTCAAAAGAAGAAATTCCTGTTGATTGCCACCACTTAAGTCGCACACTTACAGATTGCATACAAGCGAGCAAACCATATTTACAATTACAACAGCAAATTATTATCCATCATATATATATCGGTCAAACAGCTCCATTACTTGGGTGTCTTGCTACCTCCGACTCCTGACCTTATGGCTGGACCCTTTGGCATCTATGACCCTTGCTTTGGTATATTCTGGTTGCCTCGGGGTTGTTAACTCTTTCTTGCCACTGAGGATCTCAAGAACAGATGCCATGGTAGGCCGCTTTGCACTCTCAAACTGAGTGCATAGTAGTCCTATCTCCAAGCACCTTTTTATCTCTGTCAGCTGAGATTCATCGAACATGGATGGATCAAATAGCTCACCAATTTGTTGATGTTCACGCACATTCCAAGCCTGATAGATAAACATGCATATAACCAATGCAAAATTTTCATCACTAACAGACCTGACTGCGAATTAGTGCTGAAGATGTTCTACTTGTCTTGCAAATTTTGAATGAAACCATGAATTTTGTGCATGCGTATTATCACCATGAAAAATCTACTTATTTTCACTTCTAAACTGTATAATAAGGTATCCACTAACTTTTGAATCATTTGCGAAATCTATGTGGCTTCTTTGGAAGAACTCAATTCAACATTTATTTCTTCGTCTTTTTGTGAGAAAAACAACGTAATGAATAAATATGAACCAATACAAAGAAAACATGCATGTGAAAGTGAAACAAGGTGAAGggaaaaaaaagaagcataaggCCCATCAATCCCCGCCCCTTtcggttttccttttttttttttaaaaaaaaaagaaggatCCCATTTGTCAGGCAAATTCTAAGAACCAAATTGGGCTGCAAATCCATGCCATCCATTTGCATAGGTAGAAAGTTCACGAGAAATAATGGCAACTGATTTGTCATACTATGTGTGCGTGCATGTAAATTATAACTTACCCATGGAACTGAAGCATGGTGACGAGCAGGCTCAGTTTTGCACATATTGCTAATGGTCTCGAGGAGGGTGACACCAAAGCTATACACATCGTACATTGTCGACAAAGTACCTTCCAAGATATATTCAGGAGGCATATATCCCCTTAATAGTTAAATAAAAATAGAAGATGTCAAAACAAGTAACTTAAGATGAAGGAAAGAAGTAAAAGAGCTCTATGTGTGTCACAATTTGACTCTAATAGGTGGTTTAGGTAGCTGTGTCTTACACTGTGCCGGCTATGTTGCTGTCATGAATCGCTTGTCTCTCCAAGATTCTAGCTATTCCAAAATCAGCTAACTTAGGATTCATATCAGAATCCAACAGGACGTTGGCTGGTTTAACATTCATATCGACAATGTCTTGCTCATGTAGGTAATGTAGGGCATGGGCTAAACACTGGATTATGTGGAAGCGGGAGGTCCAATGAAGTTGATACCCTGCAGATAAAATACAAATTGCATTGAAGCAACTATATATTGATTACTTAGATTCATATGCATAATGTTGGTGCAGAGGCAGGATCAGAAGATACCATAAATAATGTTGTACATGCTTCCATTTGGCAGGTATTCTTCGACAAGAAAAATATGAGTTTCAGGAGACTCTTGCTGCCCCCATATGCATTCGTGGCCATATCCCAGAACTCTTATTATATAGGTGTTATTCCCAGAAGGCTCCGAATCCTTGCTCTGGAGCTTTGATGCAATACGAAGGTGAGCACTCAATCGTCCCAGAAGAAATTGAGGTGGATCTTGAAATTCCTTTATGGCAACCATGAGTCCGTCATGCTGTACACCCTGAAATTTATAAAATCAAGATAAGTATAATTTTCATTCTGAAAATAAAGCTATAAAAGAAACGCCCTGTGTATGCCTGTGTGTCCATTAAATTAGGTTGGTAGCTTCTATAAATAATATGGAAAGTAATTTTTGCATAAGAAAGTAGAAATGTGATAGGTTACGATATGGAAATGACAGACATCCTTCAAATTGTGTCTTTGCAACAGATTATGCAAATCAAGGTGTAGGTTTTTAATATATTGCTTATTAAATGTTCAATTGACAATGTTATCTGGTTTTACAATGTATTTTGGGTTTGTAAAAATTTTCTCGTACAAAATAGCATGCCAAGCATATATATGCAGTACCTTGTAGAAAATACCAAAGTCACTTGATCCAATCTTATTTTTCTCTGAAAAATTATGTGTAGCATCCTTCAACTCAGATAAGCTGAACTTTGTTAAACCTGTTACAAAAGTAACATATACAACCAACGTTGTTTAATTGAGGTTATGTAAGTGCGAAAGTTTGTTAGAACCAAGAATTCTTTCTAGGATAGTAAGAACACAATTTGAAGGAGAACTAACTTCCATGTGCTAAACATTGATAATAATCTCCCAGTCTCCTATTTTTATGTAGATTCTATTTCCTTTTCCAGATTTGAATATATGGCATTGACCACAACTAGCTTTGTTTTAACATGTGCTGCTCCATCTGTTCCTATTATGTTTCTTAGTGACAAAAACAGGTACAAAGGGAGTGACAGTTAACCATGTTTTTATGAATGCTTTTGTAAAAAAGAGTTCTACTATTATAATATGGATAGAGCCAATATTGGTATGTTTTAAAGAAatcaacatatatttgatcaAACATAAAAAGATGGTGTCCATGATGAAACTAACTTGCCTATTACCTAATCACCGATGCATGAATGGGAGTTGTCGAAAATATGCACAAAAGAAATTGCAACCATACCTGGTAACAAAGGAGAAGGTCCCTCAGTTTCTCCTGGCTTATTCTTTCTTCCATCAGATATGCCGCTGCAGTTCAGTAATGGCAAGGATACTTTTTTATATGAGTAAATAATTAAAATAGTATCCAACACTCCACTCAAATACACTAACAATATACATGTGGAAATGTTTTATGGCAATGTGAAAGTATACATGCTCCAATAAATGATAACTAACCTTGCATCTTCCGCTGAAGCTGTGGAACTAGAAACAGGCAACGGAACCTCTATAGTACTCTACAATATAAATagtaaattatgaaaaaataCAAAAGTTGTCAAGCCAATCACAGCATTTCATGTGTATAAGATGTTTAATCATGAATTATATCATTGAGTATGTCATTATATATATCTTGAGCAAACAAATTAATAATCAGAT is part of the Miscanthus floridulus cultivar M001 chromosome 9, ASM1932011v1, whole genome shotgun sequence genome and encodes:
- the LOC136480932 gene encoding cysteine-rich receptor-like protein kinase 10; protein product: MAATVRAPTAKHGAATAWPLPGGAHWWPRHKPLPVVHRATMVRVPTDGAQGGLAPPRSGTGRPGPSRWRRATTAPPSGGMHGRPSPHQPPMSSSSPAAHEEAVGASTATASPDPAMACPNPVAGSLELDATAADAQIRRVAAASTIEVPLPVSSSTASAEDASGISDGRKNKPGETEGPSPLLPGLTKFSLSELKDATHNFSEKNKIGSSDFGIFYKGVQHDGLMVAIKEFQDPPQFLLGRLSAHLRIASKLQSKDSEPSGNNTYIIRVLGYGHECIWGQQESPETHIFLVEEYLPNGSMYNIIYGYQLHWTSRFHIIQCLAHALHYLHEQDIVDMNVKPANVLLDSDMNPKLADFGIARILERQAIHDSNIAGTVGYMPPEYILEGTLSTMYDVYSFGVTLLETISNMCKTEPARHHASVPWAWNVREHQQIGELFDPSMFDESQLTEIKRCLEIGLLCTQFESAKRPTMASVLEILSGKKELTTPRQPEYTKARVIDAKGSSHKVRSRR